GAGTAAAGGAGAACAGGGGAATTTGTTGAACACCGAAAGTCGATTCGGCAAGTGCATGTCAATTGTCAGGGATATGTAATTTTATCAATCTCGTCGATCACATAAAAGAATTACACTCTAACATAGTATTTAATCAAGAGTTCTCTTTAATCTATCTCTAAAGTTAATAGTGGTGTATACTTGTTATATTATGTACAAAATTATAAAATTACTAAAATCTAATATATACACAAGATTCTCACTTTGTCAACCCCAAAAAAACAAAGTAGGAATCTCGAAGTATCTAGATTCTAGACGACGACGTCATTCCAGCTTTATTTTTTTTGTCGTTTATTGTACGTAACCTTCTTTAAACCACTAACTCTGTTTCTTAACACAAACAATAAGTTCTGAAGTGTTGACAAAAAAAAAACTAAGTTCTGAAGTAAAAGATAGAAATATACGAAGTGGAAAAAAAAAGAGAAGAAAAATAGAGTTATTTTCATCAAACCTAGAGTAATAATAAAACAATGAATATATATTTTTTTCAATTAAAGCAGTAACTGAAAATAATAATTCTATTTGATTGACAATTTTACAGAGAAAGAGTATTAATGGTAAAATTACTACTATTAGTGGCTCTAACCTGATTTCTTGCGCGACTCCACAACAGTACCATGACAACGTGGTAAGAACACTCCAGTTCCACCCGACCCGGTTCTAGAACCGGATCCGTCAACGAACACCGCCTTCACGCCCGACCTTGGTCTCTGTTGGTAGTGGTAGTTCCTTGCTTTGTGTCCTACTACGTCATCGTTTCTTTGCTTATCTTTCTCCTTTTTGATCTTATGGAACTATATATAGAAAGTGAACGAACTTTTTAACTTTTCAAAACATCGATGCATCCGACGGTGGTAACAAAACCCATTTATAATCAAAGGATTTTTTTCTTTTATAAAGATTCTGAATATAAAATTAATAAATGATAAAACATGAGCTCACGTTAGCTTGAATAGATCGGATCTGGTCATCGATTAAAGCTTGTTTTGATTGGGTAGGAATCATAACAGGCTTAGTCTCAACGGTCACCGGAGTTAGCGGCGGCGTTGGTTCTCGTGAAGGACCAATCGGGCTGCTATTACCGGAGGCGAACGGTGACCAAAGAGTCGATTGCGGTGAGCCAGAGCGACCACTACAAGACTGAACCAAGAAGAGGAAAGATTAGTAAAGAGAGAAGAGTCGAACCTGTTGTGTTCTTAAAAAATGTGTACCATTTGATGCTTTTCATCGTCTTGAAGCATATAGTTAGTCATCTGGCGAGTCAACTCTGCAACGTACTCGTCTTCTTCATCGTTTGGTGGCTTTGGTGGAACCGGGTCTTCTGATACGTAGTCGGATAGGAGCGAGTTTGTGGTTGGAGTGAAGAAAGTTGAGTTTGTGTGATCGTAAAAGGAGCTAAAGAAATCTATGTCTTGTAGTTCCGTAGATTCCATTTGATGCTTATTGTCTAGAGAAACAGAGGAAAGCAAGAAGAGAGAGAAGAGACAGAGAAGTTATGAGTTTAAGAGATATAAAAAGAAGGAAGAAGAAGACCGTACAGATGACAGCTTTATCAGAAGGCGTTACGACAATTTCACCTGTCAATTGTTGCGAGTTTGCGACCCACCAGGGGATTAAGGATTAAGGAAAGCTATTTTAAAAGAAGAACAAATAATCCGTTTTAAAAAATAAAAGAAGAACAAATAAATATGAGAAATCGGCCAAAAAAATACTGAACTTTGCGGAAATTGCCAAAACAAACATGTACTTGAGTCTGACCAAAAAAACCCAGATCTTTTGTTGACTTTTTTAGTTTATTCACAAACTTACGGTTGACTTACCAGATTAGCACACCGTTAACCGACAGTTAAGACAGTGTTAACTCACCGTTAATTATAACTCACCGTTAATTACTGCTGTTTAGTGAAACTACGTCGTTTCATCCAATTGTTTTGTTAAAGACAAAATCTCAAGACGACGTCGTTTTGGTTAATTAAAATTGTTGTTGGCTGGACTCGAACCCGCGCACTCGTGGTCCTTAGGGGGTTTTGCCACTGAGCTAGTGGACTTTTCGGAAGATTACCACACATGTTTATTTTTATTGATCAAAAGATGTGTTTGATTGAAATTAAACAAAACGAAACCCGTGTTTGAACGTAACCCTAATTTCTCAAATCGATTTGGGGATTTTTCTTGTGATGTGAGGAGATGGTAAAGACGAAGTTCACAAGGAATGGAAGGGAGGTAATGATTTCCGGAGCGATGAGGAATTTTGATTACGGGAGTGACGAAGCGGTTCCTGGATTGACCTTCGTTTTTGATGTGTATATCTCAGTTCTTCGACCACACCAGCATTGCTCCGGGATACCACGAATTCCCATCGTATTCACAGACGAATCCTCACAACCCGAACTCATCATGCGATACTCGAAGAAGGAAAGGTGAGAATCGAGATTCTTAAGGCCGAGATCGAAGAGAATCGAGCTTGAACCGCGAACTGGATTTATGATTTTGGGAATTTAGGGTTTATACCAATCGGAGGAGAAAACGCCGTCGTTTCTTTTTGATTCATTTAACTCGGATTCAAAGAGAATAAAAGAAAATGTGTTCGTAAATCTATTGCAAAGTCCACTAGCTCTGTGGCAAAAATCCCTACCATTAAACCCGAGTGCACGAGTTCAAGCCGATGGAAGCCCATCTTTTTAATAAAAAAGCAATATAAAACACGTTGTTTCATTCATTTGTCTTTTAACTCGGATTCGAAGAGAATAAAACAAACTGTGTTCGTAAATCTATTGCAAAGTCCACTAGCTCTGTGGCAAAAATCCCTACCATTAAACCCGAGTGCACGAGTTCAAGCCGATGGAAGCCCATCTTTTTAATAAAAAAGCAATATAAAACACGTTGTTTCATTCATTTGTCTTTTAACTCGGATTCGAAGAGAATAAAACAAACTGTGTTCGTAAATCTATTGCAAAGTCCACTAGCTCAGTGGCAAAAACCCCTACCATTAAATCCGAGTAAACGAGTTCGAACCGTTGGAAACCTATATTTTTAATAACAAAGCTATATAAACGACGTCGTTTGTCTTTAATCAGACAAATAGATGAAACGACGTCGTATACTTTAACACCCAAAATTAACATCCGCTTATTTATTTGTTAACGGTGTGTTAAACTGGTCAGTCAATCGTAAGTTTCTTAATAAACTAAAAAAGTCAACAAAAGTTCACAGTTTTATTGGCTAGCTCATATGTACAGGTTTCTTTTGGCAATTTTCGCAAAATTCAGTGTTTTTTGGCCGAATTCTCAAATAAATATACATATGTATTTCTTTTTTCCTTTTTTTTTTGGTTGCAATATGAATGCATTTTTTTATAACGAACCTTTTTAGGTGAATGTTCAGTAAACATTCTCTTAAAACAATGTATTCAAACAAAATTGATTTTCCCTACCATCTAAAGCTTAAACAACTATCATGTGACTATGGAAAATAATAATGGTATTTAGTCATCATTACATATCATTTAACTTATTATAAATTGTCTAAAAATGTTGTAAAATACGTTATCTTTGTTTATATGCCGTGTTTAATTAGTATTCAAATTTATTTTTATGGTAAGTCCCAAATTAACTTTTTAAAAAACTTTGAGAAGTTTTTGATCTCTGATTTTTTGAAACTGTAGTATAAAAACAAAAGCTATAGTGGATTGGTTGTGCTAGCTGATTTTTTATTTAGTTGTATCTAATCTATATAAAAGCTAAATAAAAAATGAATAAAAAATAT
This genomic interval from Brassica oleracea var. oleracea cultivar TO1000 chromosome C2, BOL, whole genome shotgun sequence contains the following:
- the LOC106322492 gene encoding uncharacterized protein LOC106322492 isoform X1, whose amino-acid sequence is MESTELQDIDFFSSFYDHTNSTFFTPTTNSLLSDYVSEDPVPPKPPNDEEDEYVAELTRQMTNYMLQDDEKHQMSCSGRSGSPQSTLWSPFASGNSSPIGPSREPTPPLTPVTVETKPVMIPTQSKQALIDDQIRSIQANFHKIKKEKDKQRNDDVVGHKARNYHYQQRPRSGVKAVFVDGSGSRTGSGGTGVFLPRCHGTVVESRKKSGCSTVIIPARVVEALKLHFDKLGVPSTFSSDIPPFHDALLVSMKNKNSRSTKGSSLTQAQSGPPYTAETSAESHQEPPADLPHEWTY
- the LOC106322492 gene encoding uncharacterized protein LOC106322492 isoform X2, with product MESTELQDIDFFSSFYDHTNSTFFTPTTNSLLSDYVSEDPVPPKPPNDEEDEYVAELTRQMTNYMLQDDEKHQMSCSGRSGSPQSTLWSPFASGNSSPIGPSREPTPPLTPVTVETKPVMIPTQSKQALIDDQIRSIQANFHKIKKEKDKQRNDDVVGHKARNYHYQQRPRSGVKAVFVDGSGSRTGSGGTGVFLPRCHGTVVESRKKSDALLVSMKNKNSRSTKGSSLTQAQSGPPYTAETSAESHQEPPADLPHEWTY